The following coding sequences lie in one Apium graveolens cultivar Ventura chromosome 3, ASM990537v1, whole genome shotgun sequence genomic window:
- the LOC141715095 gene encoding uncharacterized protein LOC141715095, translating into MDNDTRDVVDTSSTVKKYNIPTKVIRYFPLKLRLQRVFMCKEYVKLMTWHGVGHIKDGKLRHPADAEAWKSLDARYLDFAVENQNIRLGLAADGFSPYRTMGLTHSTWPVILVNYNLPPWLIMKPENIILSTLIPGPVYPGNEIDVYMQPLVSELKELWDVGIETYDSFSDETFTLRASLLWTISDFLGLPYGCASNISHCVQMSERKIYGYKSHDVHFILQYLLQFAVIKTLDPEVAIPLIKLGSFFRGICGKVIDLEEVPKLQEEIIEILCQCKIIFPPAFFDIMVHLPIHLCKEVELGGPSYVRNGSKPEGCIAEGYLVEECLSFCSRFLSDERETKHTEGKENLGCPIGSRRNKDGKVVHLGEKLWNDAHRYILFNCDDMEAEKLIEEHPTLYDTHGKSKNYNRERTHTKEFHNWLKEEIDKKEGCSQQLLSLAKGPQREAKKHTALTSSFASAKDQNPITGDVSYYGSIEEIIEIDYWGALNVVLFKCCWMADYFFLRFHHKGPFLKTKYLGGICTKNPTAM; encoded by the exons ATGGATAATGACACCAGGGATGTTGTTGATACTAGTAGTACGGTAAAAAAGTATAACATCCCAACAAAGGTGATACGATACTTTCCGCTGAAACTAAGACTGCAACGCGTGTTCATGTGTAAAGAATATGTTAAGCTAATGACATGGCATGGTGTAGGACACATCAAAGACGGGAAGCTAAGGCATCCAGCCGATGCCGAGGCTTGGAAGTCACTGGATGCTAGATATCTAGATTTTGCGGTTGAAAATCAAAATATTAGGTTAGGATTAGCGGCAGATGGTTTCAGTCCTTACCGAACTATGGGTTTAACTCACAGCACTTGGCCAGTTATCCTGGTCAATTATAATCTACCCCCTTGGTTGATTATGAAACCAGAAAACATAATTCTTTCAACTCTAATCCCCGGACCTGTGTACCCTGGTAATGAAATCGATGTTTATATGCAGCCACTGGTTTCCGAATTAAAAGAATTGTGGGATGTGGGTATAGAAACTTATGATTCCTTTTCTGATGAAACATTCACGTTACGTGCGAGCTTACTATGGACCATAAGTGATTTTCTGGG GTTGCCTTATGGATGTGCATCTAATATCAGCCATTGTGTGCAAATGAGTGAAAGAAAAATCTATGGATACAAAAGCCATGATGTACATTTCATTCTTCAATACTTGCTACAATTTGCTGTGATTAAAACATTGGATCCAGAGGTTGCAATACCTTTGATTAAGTTGGGTTCATTTTTTAGGGGCATATGTGGGAAAGTTATAGATTTGGAGGAGGTGCCGAAGTTGCAAGAAGAAATTATAGAAATACTTTGCCAATGTAAAATAATCTTTCCACCAGCATTCTTCGATATTATGGTTCACCTTCCAATTCACTTATGCAAAGAGGTTGAACTAGGAGGACCG TCATACGTTCGTAACGGGAGCAAACCAGAAGGGTGCATAGCTGAAGGATACTTGGTCGAAGAGTGCTTGAGCTTTTGTTCTCGGTTTTTAAGTGATGAAAGGGAAACAAAACATACTGAAGGTAAAGAAAATTTGGGATGCCCCATTGGGTCAAGGAGAAACAAAGATGGAAAGGTTGTTCATTTAGGAGAAAAGCTATGGAATGATGCCCATCGATACATTCTCTTTAACTGTGATGACATGGAGGCCGAGAAGCTGATAGA GGAACACCCTACCCTATATGATACTCATGGAAAGTCAAAAAATTACAACCGAGAGAGGACACATACAAAAGAATTTCATAATTGGTTAAAAGAAGAGATTGATAAAAAAGAGGGGTGTTCACAACAATTGTTAAGTCTGGCAAAGGGGCCTCAACGAGAAGCTAAAAAGCACACTG CCCTTACCTCAAGTTTTGCAAGTGCAAAAGATCAAAATCCAATAACTGGGGATGTTAGTTACTATGGATCAATTGAAGAAATTATTGAAATTGATTATTGGGGTGCATTGAATGTAGTTTTGTTTAAGTGTTGTTG GATGGCAGACTATTTCTTTCTCAGGTTTCATCACAAGGGCCCGTTTCTGAAAACTAAATACCTAGGTGGCATTTGTACAAAGAATCCTACTGCCATGTAA